One window from the genome of [Clostridium] celerecrescens 18A encodes:
- the mgtA gene encoding magnesium-translocating P-type ATPase produces MKFMRKKTISTQIQKNRNDTEKKLRAYAFLEKENLLSSLSVSHNGLTNEEALERQNEFGANVITAGKKDTTLHRLREAVINHFNVILLVIAAVNYFTDVIASSRPDYLTVSIIIFLVIVSSLIAFVQSQRSNAAAEKLSEMISNKADVWRGGKLTEIPMDEVVPGDIVKLSAGHMLPADVRFLTTKDTFLAQAALTGESAPVEKFADGDNNPGDALTDLKNIGFMGSNVVSGSATAVVLETGNNTYFGSMAQSLSGDRAKTSFERGVESVSGLLVRRMLVMIPVVFFINGIAKGDWAEALLFAISIAVGLTPEMLPMIMTSTLAKGAVSMSRHKVIVRTLGAIQTFGEMDVLCTDKTGTLTEDKVVLERYMNLKGEEDTRILRHAYLNSYFQTGLKNLIDLAIINRAQQNGLEPVLSSYSRIDEIPFDFTRRRMSVVLTDQKGKLQLITKGAVEEILEISSFVEMNGNVLPMDEETRRIAMATYEKYNNDGLRIIAVAQKNEVPGIGVFSVDDERDMVLIGFIGFLDPPKESAGTAIAALYDHGVRTVVLTGDSEGVAAKVCSKVGVDASNMMTGRDVEQMDDKELLQAAGICNLFAKLSPSQKERVVKAFQSAGHTVGYMGDGINDAPPLHQADVGISIDSAVDIAKETADIILLEKDLMVLEEGVIEGRRTFGNIIKYIKMAASGNFGNMISVIVASLLLPFLPMLPVQILTQNLLCDFSQMGIPFDDVDKEYLKKPHKWETKSIKSFMTFFGPLSSIFDILCYAVMWWAIGANKVELSPLFHCGWFVFGTISQVLVIHLIRTEKLPFVQSMPSMPLFLSTFIVAVLALVIGFTGLSVGLDMYRLPVQFVPWLALILIGYLAAVQMMKKVYIHRYKEWM; encoded by the coding sequence ATGAAATTCATGAGAAAAAAAACAATCAGCACACAGATCCAGAAAAACAGAAACGACACGGAAAAAAAGCTCAGAGCTTATGCGTTCCTTGAGAAAGAAAATCTCTTGTCATCCCTTTCTGTCTCACACAACGGCCTTACCAATGAGGAGGCCTTAGAAAGGCAGAATGAATTCGGAGCAAATGTAATCACGGCAGGAAAAAAAGATACAACGCTCCACAGGCTCAGAGAGGCAGTTATTAATCACTTTAACGTAATTTTACTTGTCATTGCGGCTGTTAATTATTTTACAGATGTTATCGCTTCCTCAAGGCCTGATTATCTAACTGTTTCCATCATCATTTTTCTGGTGATTGTCTCAAGTCTGATTGCCTTTGTCCAGAGTCAGCGTTCTAATGCCGCCGCGGAAAAGCTTTCAGAGATGATTTCCAACAAAGCAGATGTGTGGAGAGGTGGAAAACTTACTGAAATCCCCATGGATGAAGTGGTTCCGGGAGACATAGTAAAGCTATCGGCAGGTCACATGCTTCCGGCAGATGTGCGCTTCCTGACCACCAAAGACACCTTTTTGGCTCAGGCGGCCCTTACTGGTGAGTCTGCTCCTGTGGAGAAATTCGCTGACGGGGACAATAATCCCGGTGATGCTTTGACGGATTTGAAAAACATCGGCTTTATGGGGTCTAATGTGGTAAGCGGAAGCGCCACAGCAGTGGTTCTGGAGACCGGTAATAACACGTATTTCGGCTCCATGGCTCAATCTCTGTCAGGTGACAGAGCCAAGACCAGCTTTGAACGGGGGGTAGAGTCTGTCAGTGGACTTCTGGTACGAAGGATGCTTGTCATGATCCCGGTGGTATTTTTCATTAACGGCATTGCAAAAGGAGACTGGGCAGAGGCCCTTCTTTTTGCCATCAGTATCGCTGTAGGTCTTACGCCGGAAATGCTGCCCATGATTATGACCTCCACCCTGGCAAAGGGAGCAGTGTCCATGTCCAGGCACAAAGTAATTGTCCGCACTCTTGGAGCCATACAGACCTTTGGGGAGATGGATGTGCTCTGCACCGATAAGACAGGGACCCTGACCGAAGATAAGGTGGTTCTGGAAAGATACATGAATCTAAAAGGGGAGGAGGATACCAGAATCCTGCGCCATGCTTATTTAAACAGCTATTTTCAAACCGGCCTTAAGAATCTTATTGATCTGGCGATCATAAACCGTGCCCAACAGAACGGACTGGAGCCTGTTTTAAGTTCTTACAGCCGCATTGATGAAATTCCTTTTGATTTCACGCGGCGCCGGATGAGCGTGGTTTTGACCGACCAAAAGGGAAAACTCCAGCTGATTACTAAGGGAGCGGTGGAAGAAATCCTGGAGATCTCATCCTTTGTGGAGATGAACGGGAACGTTCTTCCAATGGATGAGGAAACCCGGCGTATCGCCATGGCGACCTATGAAAAGTATAATAACGATGGTCTGCGGATCATTGCCGTTGCCCAGAAGAACGAGGTTCCCGGCATAGGGGTATTCAGCGTGGACGATGAGCGGGATATGGTTTTAATAGGCTTTATCGGCTTTCTTGACCCGCCAAAGGAGAGTGCAGGCACCGCCATTGCCGCCCTTTACGACCATGGGGTGAGAACGGTCGTCCTCACCGGAGACAGCGAGGGCGTGGCAGCAAAGGTATGCAGCAAAGTGGGCGTAGATGCTTCCAACATGATGACAGGCCGGGATGTGGAACAGATGGATGACAAAGAGCTTTTACAGGCAGCAGGCATATGTAATTTGTTTGCAAAATTATCTCCCTCCCAGAAGGAGCGGGTAGTAAAAGCATTTCAGAGCGCAGGCCATACGGTAGGGTATATGGGAGACGGCATCAATGATGCGCCGCCCCTGCACCAGGCTGATGTGGGGATTTCCATTGACAGTGCCGTGGATATTGCAAAGGAAACCGCCGATATCATTCTTCTGGAAAAGGATTTGATGGTTTTGGAGGAAGGCGTCATAGAAGGACGCCGCACGTTTGGTAATATCATCAAATATATTAAGATGGCAGCAAGCGGGAATTTCGGAAACATGATTTCCGTCATAGTTGCCAGCCTGCTCCTGCCGTTTCTTCCCATGCTGCCGGTGCAGATATTGACCCAAAACCTGCTGTGCGATTTTTCCCAGATGGGCATACCCTTTGATGATGTGGATAAGGAATATTTAAAAAAGCCCCATAAATGGGAAACAAAGTCCATTAAATCCTTTATGACTTTTTTTGGCCCTCTTAGCTCAATTTTTGATATCTTGTGTTATGCAGTTATGTGGTGGGCCATTGGCGCCAATAAGGTGGAGCTTTCCCCATTGTTTCATTGCGGCTGGTTCGTATTCGGAACCATATCACAGGTACTGGTCATCCACTTGATCCGCACGGAGAAGCTGCCCTTTGTGCAAAGCATGCCTTCCATGCCCCTGTTCCTATCAACATTTATAGTTGCGGTCCTTGCACTGGTCATTGGATTTACAGGTCTTTCCGTTGGTTTAGATATGTACCGTCTGCCGGTACAGTTCGTTCCATGGCTTGCTTTGATTCTGATCGGCTATCTTGCAGCCGTTCAGATGATGAAAAAAGTATATATACACCGATATAAAGAATGGATGTAA
- a CDS encoding metal-dependent transcriptional regulator, with the protein MRIQESAENYLETILMLKKRNGYVRSIDIAEELDFSKPSVSVAMKNLRENGYIGIDENGHITLQEKGLEIAEKIYERHTLLSEWLIALGVTPKTALEDACRVEHVISAESFAAIKAHVNGEGEA; encoded by the coding sequence ATGAGGATACAGGAATCTGCAGAAAATTATCTGGAAACGATCCTGATGCTAAAGAAGCGCAATGGCTATGTGCGCTCCATAGACATTGCCGAAGAACTGGACTTTTCCAAACCAAGCGTCAGCGTGGCAATGAAAAACCTCCGGGAAAACGGGTACATCGGGATAGACGAAAACGGTCACATCACTTTGCAGGAAAAAGGGCTTGAAATCGCAGAAAAGATATACGAACGCCACACCTTGCTTTCGGAGTGGCTGATTGCCCTTGGGGTGACTCCTAAGACCGCACTGGAGGATGCATGCCGGGTCGAGCACGTAATAAGCGCGGAAAGCTTTGCAGCCATTAAAGCTCATGTGAATGGTGAAGGAGAAGCATAA
- a CDS encoding V4R domain-containing protein, producing the protein MFKVFHIGEEKDFSWSMIGNIAEGRRNLASLQNSLEVHKIGILRIEKFDPRTGDVVLTAGEDLDCSGLPVTGDQVCNYDEGFLSGVLKEYTGKDYLVKEVDCWASGASVCRFEANVDQQAKV; encoded by the coding sequence ATGTTCAAAGTTTTTCATATAGGAGAAGAGAAAGATTTTTCCTGGAGTATGATAGGGAATATAGCAGAAGGGAGAAGGAATCTGGCGTCCCTGCAAAACAGCCTGGAGGTACATAAGATAGGCATTCTAAGAATTGAAAAGTTTGATCCCCGCACTGGAGATGTGGTCCTGACTGCTGGGGAAGACCTGGATTGTTCCGGACTCCCTGTGACGGGAGATCAAGTGTGTAATTATGACGAAGGATTTCTTTCCGGCGTTTTAAAGGAATACACGGGAAAGGATTATCTTGTAAAAGAGGTTGATTGCTGGGCCAGCGGTGCAAGTGTATGCAGATTTGAGGCTAATGTCGATCAACAAGCGAAGGTGTAG
- a CDS encoding sensor domain-containing diguanylate cyclase produces MTEKDASVLLEQIRNIILNKPVFGELEEKAQVYSDLEQAVFYLSHCLMESNELLKNLAEGNLNVPLPDRHNFQAGELKQLHAALKHLAWQTEQVIKGDYKQRVNFMGDFSQAFNEMVVQLEIRENELKEQADKIKRFNRLLIFIINSLKEWVVVIEEENETVLYTNDSARKRFYDPGTRQFACGGVDCPLMARLKSHTGLEQELRYEFKCSRNKTFQVRSYSLLWEDKKAVVHLMTDVTYQRENEAFLEVMAYKDELTGLDNRRSGLRTIDSYIQKGIPFSLCMIDMDGLKNINDLYGHLYGDEYIKSVSQVLKDSARDIDITCRFGGDEFIMLFRGCDEQTAEERMDLIDKKLSEVAKVYPMSISYGVVYVEEGTELSPEAALNIADERMYRFKRRRKKKNNGLGGKGI; encoded by the coding sequence ATGACAGAAAAAGATGCGTCTGTACTTTTGGAGCAGATTCGCAATATCATTTTAAATAAGCCGGTTTTCGGGGAGCTGGAGGAGAAGGCACAGGTATATTCAGATCTGGAGCAGGCAGTTTTCTATCTTTCTCATTGTCTTATGGAATCCAATGAGCTTCTTAAGAATCTGGCGGAAGGGAACTTAAATGTTCCTCTGCCTGACCGCCACAATTTTCAGGCAGGTGAATTAAAACAGCTTCATGCTGCTTTAAAGCATCTGGCGTGGCAGACCGAACAGGTGATCAAGGGAGATTATAAGCAGCGGGTGAATTTCATGGGGGATTTTTCCCAGGCATTTAATGAAATGGTAGTCCAGCTGGAAATAAGGGAAAATGAGTTGAAAGAGCAGGCAGATAAGATCAAAAGGTTTAATAGGCTGCTGATATTCATTATAAACAGTCTGAAGGAATGGGTTGTTGTTATAGAAGAAGAGAACGAGACGGTATTATATACCAATGATTCAGCCAGAAAGAGGTTTTATGACCCCGGGACAAGGCAATTTGCCTGCGGGGGAGTAGATTGTCCCTTAATGGCCCGCTTAAAATCCCATACCGGCCTGGAACAGGAATTGCGGTATGAATTCAAATGCTCCCGCAATAAGACCTTCCAGGTAAGGTCCTATTCCTTGTTGTGGGAGGATAAAAAGGCGGTGGTCCATCTCATGACGGATGTTACATATCAGAGGGAAAATGAAGCTTTCTTAGAGGTCATGGCCTATAAGGATGAACTGACCGGGCTGGATAACCGGCGCAGCGGCCTGCGTACCATTGACTCTTATATACAAAAGGGCATTCCCTTTTCCCTTTGCATGATTGATATGGACGGGCTGAAAAATATCAATGACCTGTACGGGCATTTATATGGAGATGAATATATAAAGTCCGTTTCGCAAGTGCTGAAGGACTCCGCCCGGGATATAGATATTACATGCCGGTTCGGAGGCGATGAGTTTATCATGCTGTTCCGGGGGTGCGACGAACAGACGGCAGAGGAAAGGATGGACCTGATCGATAAGAAACTGTCTGAAGTTGCGAAGGTCTATCCGATGTCCATCAGCTATGGAGTGGTTTATGTTGAAGAGGGGACGGAACTGTCTCCGGAAGCCGCTTTAAATATAGCAGATGAAAGAATGTACCGCTTTAAAAGGCGGCGAAAGAAGAAAAATAACGGGTTAGGCGGCAAAGGAATTTAG
- a CDS encoding DNA adenine methylase: MRFIGSKTLLLDQIKHVIDEKAPGAESFCDIFSGTAAVARYFKQWYQVCSNDLLYFSYVLQRATVENDSVPEFARLQDETGITDPVDFFNGREKKDLEELPKERRFFQNTYAPTGGRMYLNDENALRIDFARCTVEDWKAAGLLSEDEYYYLVACIVEGIPFVSNTSGTYGAFHKAWERRSYKRYELYRLAVTHNGKQNRSFNENGVDLLTRLKGDILYIDPPYNARQYLSNYHVLETAARYDYPMVRGVTGQRPDEGQKSEFCMKNKVVPAFEELLKNAQFKHIILSYSTDGLMTVDEIEKAMKKHGKPETFQIYEIPYRRYKSRKVKETERLRELLFYMEKQVPPCT, translated from the coding sequence ATGAGATTTATTGGAAGCAAGACATTGCTGCTGGACCAGATTAAGCATGTGATTGATGAAAAGGCGCCGGGAGCGGAGAGCTTTTGTGATATATTTTCTGGAACCGCAGCGGTTGCCAGATATTTTAAACAGTGGTACCAGGTCTGTTCCAATGACCTGCTGTACTTTTCCTATGTGCTGCAAAGGGCTACTGTTGAGAATGACAGTGTGCCGGAATTTGCCCGTTTGCAGGATGAAACCGGAATCACGGATCCGGTAGATTTTTTTAACGGCAGGGAAAAAAAGGATTTAGAAGAGCTGCCAAAGGAGCGCCGGTTTTTTCAGAATACCTATGCTCCCACAGGCGGCCGCATGTATTTAAATGACGAGAATGCTCTGCGCATTGATTTTGCCAGGTGTACCGTGGAAGACTGGAAGGCTGCCGGACTGCTTAGTGAGGACGAATATTATTATCTAGTTGCCTGCATCGTGGAGGGGATCCCTTTTGTTTCCAATACCTCAGGAACCTATGGCGCATTCCATAAAGCCTGGGAGAGGCGAAGCTACAAGCGGTATGAGCTGTACCGGCTGGCTGTGACACACAATGGAAAGCAGAACCGTTCTTTTAATGAAAACGGAGTGGATCTTTTAACACGCCTTAAGGGGGACATCCTCTATATTGATCCTCCCTATAATGCGCGCCAGTATCTTTCCAATTACCATGTCCTTGAAACAGCTGCAAGATATGATTACCCAATGGTTCGGGGAGTTACCGGGCAGCGGCCTGACGAAGGGCAGAAATCTGAATTCTGTATGAAGAATAAGGTGGTTCCGGCGTTTGAAGAGCTGCTTAAGAATGCGCAGTTTAAGCATATCATCTTAAGCTACAGCACGGACGGGCTTATGACGGTAGATGAAATTGAGAAGGCCATGAAAAAGCACGGAAAGCCGGAAACCTTCCAGATCTATGAGATTCCATACCGGAGATACAAGAGCCGGAAGGTAAAGGAAACAGAACGGTTACGGGAGCTCTTGTTTTATATGGAAAAGCAGGTGCCGCCATGTACATAA
- a CDS encoding DNA adenine methylase: MYIKSPLNYTGGKYKILEPIFEAFPKNIRTFVDVFAGGFNVGINVEASQIVCNDQIMYLIELYQMFRSTGIREILERIQGLISKYELTQQNREGYYALRSDYNRTKDLTELFVLACYAFNHQIRFNNSHEFNSPFGRNRSSFNGSIEKNLTEFCQALHEKNIEFSNLDFMELDYNGLGPEDLVYCDPPYLISTGNYNDGNRGFKDWKEREEQALLSLLDRLHKQGTRFALSNVLYHKGLSNDLLIEWSKGYQVHYIDHTYSNCSYQFKERDAVTVEVLITNY, translated from the coding sequence ATGTACATAAAAAGTCCTCTAAACTATACTGGGGGAAAATATAAGATTCTGGAACCCATTTTTGAGGCGTTTCCAAAGAATATCCGCACATTTGTGGATGTCTTTGCCGGGGGCTTCAACGTAGGGATTAACGTGGAAGCCAGTCAGATCGTCTGCAATGACCAGATCATGTATCTCATTGAACTGTACCAGATGTTCCGTTCCACCGGCATCAGGGAAATTCTGGAGAGGATTCAGGGCCTGATCTCAAAGTATGAGCTGACACAGCAGAACAGGGAAGGATATTATGCTCTTCGGTCAGACTATAACAGAACGAAGGATTTAACGGAGCTGTTTGTCCTGGCCTGTTATGCGTTTAACCATCAGATACGCTTTAATAACAGCCATGAATTCAATTCACCCTTTGGAAGGAACAGAAGCTCCTTTAATGGCAGCATTGAAAAGAATTTAACAGAGTTCTGCCAGGCTCTTCACGAGAAGAACATTGAGTTTTCAAACCTGGACTTTATGGAACTGGATTATAATGGCCTGGGGCCGGAAGACCTGGTTTACTGCGATCCGCCATATCTGATCTCAACGGGGAATTATAACGATGGGAACCGGGGATTTAAGGACTGGAAGGAACGGGAGGAGCAGGCCCTTTTGTCGCTTTTGGACCGGCTTCACAAACAAGGTACCCGGTTTGCCCTGTCCAATGTCCTATACCATAAGGGATTATCCAATGACCTTCTCATTGAGTGGAGCAAGGGGTATCAGGTTCATTATATCGATCATACCTATTCGAACTGCAGTTATCAGTTTAAAGAGCGGGATGCGGTTACGGTTGAGGTACTGATCACCAATTATTAA
- a CDS encoding HAD-IC family P-type ATPase — translation MKDRKGKGLLINKTLKRCNPDIGTGLTAEQVRNRIDAGAVNIQRTGLTPSISSIISKNIFTLFNFINIFLAVILVIVGHPENILFLGIAISNTCMGIFQELRAKHGLDKLSVLAKAHVTVIRDGSEYTVAQDEIVLDDIVILAIGNQVCADAVVVSSERLEVDESLLTGETDRIQKSKGDTLLSGSYVTSGHGYAQITAIGENSYAHSLTVEAKKSKKQVPPLLRTLNRIILILTIVILPLGTTLFYMKYFLLGDSLETAVLGSSASVLGMIPAGLILLTGVTMTVGALKLAKRKALVQELYSIETLARTDVLCLDKTGTITDGSLQFERLELYSDASEKEVELAVSELMGTLEDKNATAAALTKAFGKTENWISDIILPFSSERKWSGATFKEKGSYIIGAPNIVFKGSNKDFLEQANEKAALGFRVLCLAHSPLSITEEKLPEELSCFALLVLSDHLRENANETFRYFSQEGVILKVISGDNPRTVQAVAEKAGISGSDKSIDMNLVESEADYAAIVEEYTIFGHVTPQQKRELIRGLKKNGHTACMTGDGVNDILAMREADCSVAMVGGSDAARSASDFVLITDDFSVMIDVLKEGRRVINNIEKVAAIFLLKTAYSVLLTLIYIFIPYPYPIAPLQMMPINELTIGIPSFFLALQANYSRPEGKLLTNILEHTIPAAITVVFNTLYIQLAGILFHIPTTETSTMVVFLIGVMGFYQLAKLAKPYTQRIRLLLIGLICSFVLCFALLGNLFMLSSLISRNVFFYMPLVYFSYHVHSFLGNVCRKAVEAFHILKTAGWLKRSVRE, via the coding sequence CAACCGTATAGATGCAGGAGCTGTAAATATACAAAGAACGGGGCTTACCCCGTCAATCTCCAGTATTATTTCAAAGAACATTTTTACACTGTTCAACTTCATCAATATTTTCCTGGCGGTGATTCTGGTTATTGTCGGACATCCGGAAAATATACTTTTTCTTGGAATCGCCATAAGCAATACGTGTATGGGTATTTTTCAAGAATTGAGGGCCAAACACGGATTAGATAAACTATCTGTATTAGCCAAGGCTCATGTGACCGTAATCCGGGACGGGTCTGAATATACAGTGGCACAGGATGAGATTGTACTCGACGATATTGTGATACTGGCTATCGGTAACCAGGTATGTGCAGATGCAGTGGTTGTTTCTTCGGAGCGGCTTGAAGTAGATGAATCCCTTCTGACCGGAGAGACAGATCGAATTCAAAAATCAAAAGGCGATACTCTTCTGTCCGGCAGTTATGTGACAAGTGGACATGGCTATGCCCAAATAACTGCCATAGGGGAAAATAGTTATGCTCACTCTCTGACCGTGGAGGCTAAAAAGAGCAAAAAACAGGTTCCTCCACTTCTGCGTACATTAAACCGCATTATCTTGATTTTGACCATTGTAATACTGCCGCTTGGAACCACGTTATTTTATATGAAATACTTTTTGCTTGGAGATTCGCTGGAGACTGCTGTGCTGGGCTCGTCAGCATCTGTATTGGGCATGATACCGGCAGGACTGATCTTATTAACCGGTGTCACGATGACTGTCGGTGCGCTTAAACTGGCAAAAAGAAAAGCGCTGGTCCAGGAATTATACAGTATAGAAACTTTAGCCCGCACGGATGTGCTATGTCTGGATAAAACAGGAACCATTACAGACGGATCACTGCAGTTTGAAAGGCTGGAATTATATTCCGATGCTTCTGAAAAGGAGGTGGAATTAGCAGTTTCTGAACTAATGGGGACTTTGGAAGACAAAAATGCAACAGCCGCAGCATTAACCAAAGCATTTGGGAAAACTGAAAATTGGATTTCTGACATCATTTTACCATTCTCCTCAGAGCGCAAGTGGAGCGGTGCTACTTTTAAAGAAAAGGGCAGTTATATCATTGGTGCGCCAAATATCGTATTTAAGGGCAGTAATAAAGACTTTTTAGAACAGGCCAACGAAAAGGCCGCCTTGGGATTCAGAGTACTGTGTCTTGCACACTCTCCACTATCTATCACGGAAGAGAAGCTTCCAGAAGAGCTAAGCTGCTTCGCGCTTTTGGTCCTTTCTGATCACCTGCGGGAGAATGCAAATGAGACCTTCCGGTATTTCTCACAGGAAGGCGTAATTTTAAAAGTGATTTCCGGAGATAATCCCCGAACGGTCCAAGCAGTTGCAGAAAAGGCTGGAATCTCAGGTTCAGACAAAAGCATTGATATGAACCTGGTGGAAAGTGAAGCTGACTACGCAGCTATCGTAGAAGAATATACCATATTCGGCCATGTGACACCGCAGCAAAAGCGGGAGTTGATCCGTGGCCTAAAAAAAAATGGTCATACCGCATGTATGACCGGAGACGGTGTAAACGATATTCTGGCGATGCGTGAAGCCGATTGCAGCGTTGCAATGGTTGGCGGAAGTGATGCTGCCCGCTCCGCCTCTGATTTCGTGTTAATAACAGATGATTTTAGTGTCATGATTGACGTTTTAAAGGAAGGACGAAGGGTAATCAACAACATAGAAAAAGTTGCAGCGATTTTTCTTTTAAAGACCGCCTACTCTGTGTTGCTTACCCTGATTTATATTTTTATTCCATATCCCTATCCAATTGCGCCGCTGCAAATGATGCCGATTAATGAACTTACCATTGGCATACCATCGTTCTTTTTGGCACTGCAGGCAAATTATTCCAGACCAGAAGGAAAGCTGCTTACTAATATTTTAGAGCACACTATACCTGCTGCAATAACAGTTGTATTTAATACACTTTATATACAATTAGCGGGCATTCTCTTTCATATTCCTACAACGGAAACTTCAACTATGGTCGTCTTCCTAATAGGAGTAATGGGCTTTTACCAGCTGGCAAAGTTGGCAAAACCATATACGCAGCGCATTCGGCTGCTGTTGATTGGATTAATTTGCAGCTTTGTCCTATGCTTCGCGCTTTTGGGTAATTTATTTATGTTATCCAGTTTAATCAGCCGGAATGTATTTTTTTATATGCCGCTTGTGTATTTCAGCTATCATGTTCATAGCTTTCTGGGCAATGTCTGCCGTAAGGCGGTTGAGGCATTTCATATTTTAAAAACTGCCGGCTGGCTGAAGCGGAGTGTCCGCGAATAA